In Bradysia coprophila strain Holo2 chromosome X unlocalized genomic scaffold, BU_Bcop_v1 contig_38, whole genome shotgun sequence, the following proteins share a genomic window:
- the LOC119069609 gene encoding uncharacterized protein LOC119069609 isoform X2, with the protein MTSSSAPILYPTLKGLESSNSSFVQVSQPIREVNRNLTSSHRNSALKAERGYKTKQAKPREYAEKNDEFTMRRQPREYSRTPILSDEDVDSRRTTEPANHYGETSDADFKTKLKVEKSQQYDIEECRIMTTDHNSKEKEKQLKEITELSLMKPELVQGLISKHPKHTIIINNTFINRSPTDQDEFLAKFSPTFYSQNPNVVSVRDVIPSVTENDNNHMKPLTDGVQEEILKPEVDRETPSPNVENSKIV; encoded by the exons ATGACCAGTTCGTCAGCTCCTATCTTGTATCCAACATTGAAAGGATTGGAATCGTCCAATTCAAGTTTTGTTCAAGTTTCGCAACCAATCAGAGAGGTAAACAGAAATTTAACGTCAAGTCATCGGAACAGTGCATTGAAAGCAGAAAGAGGATACAAAACCAAACAGGCGAAGCCGCGTGAATATGCCGAGAAAAACGATGAGTTCACAATGAGGCGTCAACCGAGGGAATACTCGAGAACACCAATTCTGAGCGATGAAGATGTGGATAGTAGAAGAACTACTGAGCCAGCGAACCATTATGGTGAAACTTCAGATGCCGATTTCAAGACCAAactgaaagtcgaaaaatcgCAACAGTACGACATTGAGGAATGTAGAATCATGACTACGGATCATAACTCCAAAGAAAAGGAG AAACAATTAAAGGAAATCACTGAGTTGAGTTTGATGAAACCGGAATTGGTTCAAGGTCTGATAAGCAAACATCCAAAACACACGATCATCATCAATAATACCTTCATCAATCGATCTCCCACTGACCAAGACGAATTTCTGGCAAAATTTTCTCCAACATTTTACAGTCAAAATCCTAACGTTGTCTCAGTTCGGGATGTAATACCATCAGTCACTGAGAACGATAATAACCATATGAAGCCGTTGACTGACGGTGTACAGGAGGAAATTTTGAAACCAGAAGTTGACCGTGAAACCCCATCGCCTAACGtcgaaaactcgaaaattgttt AG
- the LOC119069613 gene encoding pleiotropic regulator 1, translating into MEDVQRHSVHTLVFRSLKRSHDMFVSNQAMLPEVDEDLERVKKSIKARDSYGLVFDRVKKANATRQKQQLDASSSVETPSNETEEPQTAIQPYEPQKSLVPIAAHPSNTSNVTSNLQLIPKKAPTIPKPKWHAPWKLYRVISGHLGWVRCAAVEPGNEWFATGAADRVIKIWDLASGKLKLSLTGHVSTVRGLAVSPTHPYLFSCGEDRQVKCWDLEYNKVIRHYHGHLSAVYSLALHPTIDVLITAGRDSTARVWDMRTKANIHTLTGHTNTIASVVSQSSNPQIITGSHDSTVRLWDLAAGKSVCTLTNHKKSVRSVVLHPTLYMFASASPDNIKQWTCPEGKFVQNISGHSSIVNCMAVNPDGVLVSGGDNGTLFFWDWRTGYNFQRFQAPVQPGSMDSEAGIFSMTFDQSGTRLITTEADKTIKVYKQDDEASEETHPINWRPEIIKRRKF; encoded by the exons ATGGAGGACGTACAAAGACATTCAGTTCACACTTTAGTGTTTCGGTCGCTGAAACGATCTCACGATATGTTTGTATCCAATCAGGCAATGCTGCCTGAAGTTGACGAAGACCT CGAACGCGTAAAGAAATCCATAAAAGCACGCGACAGTTACGGCCTGGTATTCGATCGAGTAAAGAAAGCAAATGCAACGCGACAGAAACAACAACTGGATGCATCTTCATCGGTTGAAACGCCTTCCAACGAAACAGAAGAGCCTCAAACTGCCATTCAACCGTACGAACCACAAAAAAGTCTCGTTCCGATTGCCGCACATCCATCAAACACATCAAATGTTACATCGAATCTTCAGTTGATACCGAAGAAGGCACCGACCATACCCAAACCGAAATGGCACGCACCATGGAAATTGTATCGCGTTATATCCGGCCATTTAGGATGGGTACGATGTGCGGCTGTCGAACCGGGCAATGAATGGTTTGCAACTGGAGCTGCTGATCGGGTGATTAAAATTTGGGATTTAGCCAGTGGCAAATTGAAACTGTCTCTGACTG GTCATGTCAGTACGGTCAGAGGTCTTGCAGTCAGCCCTACTCATCCGTATTTATTCAGTTGCGGTGAAGATCGACAAGTGAAGTGCTGGGATTTGGAGTACAATAAG GTCATCCGCCATTATCACGGTCATTTGTCGGCTGTATATTCGTTGGCATTGCATCCAACAATCGACGTACTAATTACGGCCGGCAGAGATTCGACTGCACGTGTCTGGGATATGAGAACAAAAGCGAACATTCACACGCTGACTGGTCACACCAACACTATTGCCAGTGTTGTGTCCCAATCATCCAATCCTCAAATCATCACCGGCAGTCACGATTCAACGGTACGATTATGGGATCTGGCCGCCGGCAAAAGTGTATGCACTCTAACCAATCACAAGAAGAGCGTGCGAAGTGTCGTACTGCATCCAACTTT GTACATGTTTGCATCCGCCTCACCCGACAACATCAAACAGTGGACGTGTCCCGAAGGTAAATTCGTGCAGAACATCTCCGGCCACAGTTCAATTGTCAATTGTATGGCCGTGAATCCGGATGGTGTGCTAGTGTCTGGCGGTGACAATGGTACACTGTTCTTTTGGGATTGGCGTACCGGCTACAATTTCCAAAGATTTCAAGCTCCTGTTCAGCCCGGTTCGATGGACAGCGAAGCCGGCATCTTTTCGATGACTTTCGATCAGTCCGGTACGCGGCTGATCACCACCGAAGCGGATAAAACGATTAAGGTGTACAAGCAAGATGACGAAGCATCGGAAGAGACGCATCCGATCAATTGGCGACCGGAAATCATTAAACGACGCAAATtttaa
- the LOC119069604 gene encoding general transcriptional corepressor CYC8-like: MSSTSRPQATKTNMQQGQSPAKPSQVESTNQLPNVQFNNQFNPNNIPVINPAQQLQFQSQLSNIQQQTAAYITLQRQLQQQQQQQQQQQQQQQQQPVESQLKNQPLTNGPLGNFHNLPELLNFFLMSNPNLNIPMPQLNPTQSLVQSPLQTPKTIPVSPSKSGQLQHTSPRSAATGSRSIGANITNAQTGELNNTTITPTTPSAKLIEQNTETPKQLPSVSPVKSTASLATVSTPSSTISERLLDEVKERTSALLAAKKNSHDDTSAPSTNTTAPKEIGSSPEATKSPVPRRKQTNVISPIKANPTVSPSNATVQSESMTTPKKSENVKSSSQPPSTPAATVSLISVPTTPTTPPNKKVEPTKKEAVQKSPKKSENEVAKTLSVTDTEKPTTSSAKAAPISSNVPTPNDAEVKSKRNRVKTNLYQSPTPELVLATRMSVSEANKNSVGPKDKLIIFFADEFLAVRNDEGSFFLCQCGHNMYRTSKKCRVRWLNEEDNSNGTYKLTFYDNIDKECILTSVSMDTVAGNSYKLTGNERERIDNILKKSIDVEKGLLPRPEVTEENPDGLDISLYNDESQIKTDEQSPAGHKRKSETTSKLVSPLKKAKQQTKTSSDPSPSRRKMNSSSSVESSKKAKKRTKQSKKNLQRRPNAAKPATSPDESKADAGRKKVAKTKNQKKSTASSPAASSTVEPERTLRKRSKN, encoded by the exons ATGAGTTCAACATCACGACCGCAGGCTACAAAAACTAACATGCAACAAGGCCAATCGCCTGCAAAACCATCACAAGTTGAAAGTACAAATCAACTGCCCAATGTTCAATTCAACAACCAATTCAACCCCAACAATATACCTGTGATCAATCCAGCCCAACAACTTCAATTCCAATCTCAACTATCGAATATACAACAGCAGACTGCGGCGTATATTACGTTACAACGCCAATTGCAgcagcaacagcaacaacaacagcaacagcagcagcagcaacaacaacaaccggTGGAAtctcaattaaaaaatcaacCATTAACCAACGGACCGTTGGGCAACTTTCACAACCTGCCCGAGTTGCTAAACTTTTTCTTGATGTCAAATCCAAATTTGAATATTCCAATGCCGCAACTAAATCCAACCCAGTCGCTTGTACAGTCACCGCTACAGACACCAAAAACAATACCAGTAAGTCCATCGAAATCCGGTCAATTGCAACATACATCGCCACGTTCGGCGGCAACAGGGTCACGATCGATTGGTGCTAACATTACCAATGCACAGACAGGTGAATTGAACAATACCACCATTACACCGACGACACCATCTGCCAAGCTTATCGAACAAAATACCGAAACACCGAAGCAATTGCCGTCGGTGTCACCTGTTAAAAGTACGGCGTCATTAGCTACTGTATCAACGCCATCATCAACGATATCTGAACGTTTATTGGACGAAGTTAAGGAACGGACAAGTGCACTCCTAGCAGCAAAAAAGAATTCGCACGACGATACCTCTGCACCGAGTACCAATACAACGGCTCCGAAAGAAATCGGTTCCAGTCCCGAGGCGACCAAATCGCCTGTACCGCGCAGAAAGCAAACAAATGTCATCAGTCCGATAAAAGCAAATCCGACAGTATCGCCATCCAATGCAACCGTTCAATCTGAATCCATGACAACGCCGAAAAAATCGGAGAATGTTAAAAGCTCATCACAGCCACCGTCAACGCCGGCAGCTACTGTTTCGCTGATTTCCGTACCTACGACTCCCACTACTCCACCGAATAAGAAGGTGGAACCGACAAAGAAGGAAGCAGTTCAAAAATCACCGAAAAAGAGCGAAAATGAAGTGGCGAAAACACTGTCGGTAACAGATACTGAGAAACCAACCACATCTTCGGCAAAAGCTGCGCCAATCAGCAGCAATGTACCGACACCGAACGATGCGGAGGTAAAATCAAAGCGGAATCGTGTCAAGACGAATCTATATCAGTCACCGACTCCCGAACTAGTATTGGCTACGCGAATGTCAGTGAGCGAGGCGAATAAAAATTCGGTCGGCCCCAAGGACAAGCTGATCATTTTCTTTGC CGACGAATTTCTGGCTGTCCGAAATGATGAGGGCAGTTTTTTTCTGTGCCAATGCGGTCACAACATGTACAGAACATCGAAAAAATGTCGTGTTCGTTGGTTGAATGAAGAAGACAATAGCAACGGCACCTACAAGCTGACCTTTTACGATAACATCGACAAAGAGTGCATTTTGACGTCGGTGTCGATGGACACCGTTGCAGGCAATAGTTACAAATTAACGGGTAATGAACGGGAGCGAATTGACAACATATTGAAGAAATCAATTGACGTGGAAAAAGGATTGCTGCCACGACCAGAAGTAACCGAAGAAAATCCAGATGGAC TGGACATTTCTCTGTACAATGATGAGTCTCAAATTAAAACGGACGAACAATCTCCGGCCGGTCACAAACGAAAATCGGAAACTACGTCAAAACTGGTGTCTCCGTTAAAGAAAGCAAAGCAACAGACCAAAACATCCAGCGATCCATCACCGAGTCGACGCAAAATGAATAGCTCGTCCAGCGTTGAATCGTCGAAGAAAGCCAAGAAACGAACGAAACAATCAAAAAAG AACTTACAACGGCGACCGAATGCAGCTAAACCGGCGACGAGTCCAGATGAATCGAAAGCGGACGCTGGCAGAAAGAAAG TTGCCAAAACGAAAAACCAGAAGAAATCTACTGCATCATCACCTGCGGCATCATCAACAGTTGAACCAGAAAGAACGTTGAGAAAGCGCAGTAAGAACTAA
- the LOC119069609 gene encoding uncharacterized protein LOC119069609 isoform X1 — translation MTSSSAPILYPTLKGLESSNSSFVQVSQPIREVNRNLTSSHRNSALKAERGYKTKQAKPREYAEKNDEFTMRRQPREYSRTPILSDEDVDSRRTTEPANHYGETSDADFKTKLKVEKSQQYDIEECRIMTTDHNSKEKEKQLKEITELSLMKPELVQGLISKHPKHTIIINNTFINRSPTDQDEFLAKFSPTFYSQNPNVVSVRDVIPSVTENDNNHMKPLTDGVQEEILKPEVDRETPSPNVENSKIVCDDPNDRSPTVDESLPLGSIITGILWLVLILFWLLLYLKVVNVYHPLPKVMPKPTNFELCLLIIRKLRSFIFDLWRFW, via the exons ATGACCAGTTCGTCAGCTCCTATCTTGTATCCAACATTGAAAGGATTGGAATCGTCCAATTCAAGTTTTGTTCAAGTTTCGCAACCAATCAGAGAGGTAAACAGAAATTTAACGTCAAGTCATCGGAACAGTGCATTGAAAGCAGAAAGAGGATACAAAACCAAACAGGCGAAGCCGCGTGAATATGCCGAGAAAAACGATGAGTTCACAATGAGGCGTCAACCGAGGGAATACTCGAGAACACCAATTCTGAGCGATGAAGATGTGGATAGTAGAAGAACTACTGAGCCAGCGAACCATTATGGTGAAACTTCAGATGCCGATTTCAAGACCAAactgaaagtcgaaaaatcgCAACAGTACGACATTGAGGAATGTAGAATCATGACTACGGATCATAACTCCAAAGAAAAGGAG AAACAATTAAAGGAAATCACTGAGTTGAGTTTGATGAAACCGGAATTGGTTCAAGGTCTGATAAGCAAACATCCAAAACACACGATCATCATCAATAATACCTTCATCAATCGATCTCCCACTGACCAAGACGAATTTCTGGCAAAATTTTCTCCAACATTTTACAGTCAAAATCCTAACGTTGTCTCAGTTCGGGATGTAATACCATCAGTCACTGAGAACGATAATAACCATATGAAGCCGTTGACTGACGGTGTACAGGAGGAAATTTTGAAACCAGAAGTTGACCGTGAAACCCCATCGCCTAACGtcgaaaactcgaaaattgtttgtgatGACCCGAACGACAGATCGCCAACCGTTGATGAAAGTCTTCCGTTAGGTTCTATTATAACCGGAATTCTGTGGCTcgtattaattttattttggttgTTGCTGTACCTGAAAGTAGTGAATGTGTACCATCCGTTGCCGAAGGTTATGCCAAAGCCAACGAACTTCGAATTGTGCTTGTTGATCATCAGGAAATTGCGAAGTTTCATCTTTGATTTGTGGAGATTTTGGtga
- the LOC119069611 gene encoding LSM12 homolog A: MAAVSDCFTVGSTVACTTCFHKNIEGEVLAFDPETKMLILKCHSKDSSKLSDVYIVNLSLCSDVQVKKESNTISEPKQSLDLQRLSRRVRNAIEQKKILVSALQSGVSPDGQKLYMAISKTISNQVNWSGPNIVVFNDVTITPPYKLENVTGSPESRQLAYVKKIVDKFIKDQAAVGTAASTPASSVASTTTVSTVSAN, translated from the exons ATGGCTGCTGTGAGCGATTGTTTTACGGTTGGAAGTACGGTAGCTTGTACGACCTGTTTTCATAAGAATATTGAAGGTGAAGTCCTTGCCTTCGATCCCGAAACGAAGATGCTGATATTGA AATGCCATTCAAAGGATTCATCAAAATTGAGTGATGTTTACATAGTAAATTTATCACTTTGCAGCGATGTTCAAGTGAAAAAGGAAAGCAACACAATATCGGAACCAAAACAATCACTGGATTTGCAGCgg TTAAGCAGAAGGGTTCGCAATGCGATCGAACAAAAGAAGATTTTGGTGTCGGCACTACAATCCGGTGTCAGTCCAGACGGTCAGAAACTGTACATGGCCATATCCAAAACTATAAGTAATCAA GTGAATTGGTCTGGTCCCAACATAGTAGTATTCAATGATGTCACTATAACACCTCCGtataaattagaaaatgtgACTGGGAGTCCCGAGTCTCGGCAACTTGCTTATGTTAAAAAGATA GTCGACAAGTTCATAAAAGATCAGGCAGCCGTCGGTACAGCTGCATCGACACCGGCGTCATCAGTGGCTTCCACAACGACTGTGTCAACAGTGTCAGCCAACTAG